Sequence from the Nilaparvata lugens isolate BPH chromosome 10, ASM1435652v1, whole genome shotgun sequence genome:
cttttcttcttcttttcttcttcttttcttcttcttcttcttctctccttgattaattcaagatcacaatacgatgttctatttcttattctatagttcagtttcataagttcttctcaatttgtgcacattccttcttctcttcttttcttccccattgttatcattattttccctgtgattttttcactagctatccagcatgttcaaatgtttatttctctttctatatctatttatcttcctaccttttctctttctatctgattaccttctactagtatccatatattatattataatatccatatatttatccatataatattcgattctttcccacattgaatcatactattcctcttcaattttatggggatattattcattatcagttcgcGCCTCGGGAGGAAGACTGTTCCAACTTAAAAAAGTCGTTTATTCAGGAgagcagttttaaaattttcataggTATTCAAACTTGATTTTTTGCTCTTAGAATTTTCTGCTCAATTTCTCTGATTCCAACTGTTTTAGTTCACTTATTACTTCTTAAAAGTGGCCTGTATTTatgttttcattcataatatggCTTAGTCTTCCTGTAAATGATTGCATTGGTGTTCAAAATAGGAATACTGAACATTCTGtgatatattatagaataattggaACGAGTTTTGACTTGGAACAGTCTTCCACCGAATAAAGTGCATAGAAACCAACTAAAATACACAAGATCAAAATTGACAATTTTCGAGTTGGAGCAGTCTTCCTCCCAAGGTGcgagttgtattatgtatcttttctcaattgataactttcttcaaagatttttcgtttttctgctggctttttcttctctttttcagtttttactggatcccatttcgctctatctccaccatgaacacgatcttccactactggattccatctctctctatctccacttggactcgattttccaccactggattccatctctctctgtctccacttggactcgatcttccactactggattccttcccgcttacctccacttggacccgattcttccactactggatacctactcgctctatctccacttggaccagatctcccactaccagctcttcctcaatcttcgtcttattcaccattaggattattcatcaccggaactccacacatctacatcttattgtgtttagtgaattttgttttgaactagtgctttaaatagtgaagggagccgaactgtcaaggcatgctgaatgcactcgaatcaagagactttttcatttaggttaagttttatcagtttcatcccaaTTTTCCCCAtcatgtgttgttctgaggtcggttcacgattggtctgctgcttccatgatgcctctcactgacacgtcagctcgctcgccctcaagtaggtatgattatttcaataatagtaataatgacgcaggtatgtttctagcaaataagctccactctttcaaaaaacttttcaaggctgctcaccttaacgtacaatccctcagttgccacattgatgaactcagagcaatcttccgttttcaggacttcaatataatcggaatttccgaatcatttttgaagcctagtatttcatcaaattttgttgcattgcctggatataatcttttccggaatgatagattaaataaagcttgtgggggtgtagcaatttatgtgaaagaaggtatcaaaacaaaagttttaatcacatctaaacaagagtattgttccagaccagagtttatgctacttgaattatccttatctagtactgataaattactcgttggtatctgttatcgcccaccaaaaataggtcatttcacagatttcgaaagtgccttgctttctcttatgccttgttataaccgtatactagttatgggggatatgaacaccgacttgaacatgacaaatcgtaactttgactactttcaactgactacaattttccaatgcctaaacatgactattttacctctcgatccaactcatcatactaatgaatcagacacactcattgaccttctcattgttagtgatcccaatgaggttgttcaagcaggccaaatctcagtcccagctatttctagacatgatttgatctactgtgtactttcccataagatacccaagccagaacagaaaattatcacttatagagacttcaaaaactttgatgaagccgccttcctgactgatgtggctcagactccatggcatcaaattgaagcattaccctcagttgatgacatggtcaagactttcgagaattggactttgactttgtatgacaaacatgcaccttatgtgacaaggaggattaatagaaaacgacgagtaccgtggatgactgaagacatacttaagatgatgggacgtagagacaaagcacatagaaaatttaaaaagacatttgacttggacagtttgatagagtataggagccttagaaatagggttaaacaggaattacggaactcaaagattaggtacttgaattcatttatgacaaacaatagacaagactctaaatcactttggcagggaataaaagaattcgggcttggcaaagagaaatcgaatccacaaattgacttaccattgaataatataaatgaccatttcgtttcacactctaaccaacgcgacgaagttgtcattgctaatcacattgatgatcttgaagagcaggttacaaacttagatttaccgatcactgatcaatttcatttccatccaatctcagaagaagacactttcagagcaattcaacgtattcatagtaatgctatgggtgtagacaaaattcctattaatttatcaagaagatgttatttgctgttttaccaaccattacatacattttcaacaagtcacttgaagaaggcattttccctgaaaactggaagtttgctctggttcgcctctaaataaagttccatcacccaataaagttgaggattttagaccaatcagtattttacctgcattgtccaaagtgctagaaagactcattcatgctcaagttgtaaaatttctagacaacaatagtaagcttcataactttcaatcaggctttagaaaattccattcaactgagacagctctgcttcgtgtcactgatgatataaggttagctatggaccaaagaaaatgcaccatcctcaccctattgatttttctaaagcattcgatactgttgatcatacagtccttctgaataagttggctattcttggtttcagtcacaactcgttagtttggtttaaatcctatctattaggtaggaaacaatgtgtatctgtcggtgacaaaaagtcaacttggaaaaacgttatgcatggagtaccacaaggttcaattttaggccctctcctcttcactttgtatgctaatgacctttcttccattatcaaattctccagtttccatacttatgcagacgaccttcaaatctatttaagctgtcccataacaaaaattaatgaaacagttggaataatgaatcaggatatcaattcgatagtggaatggacaaagaaaaatggccttaagcttaatcccatcaaaacacaacccattataattggatattctcgtcttataaacaatattgaccttgaatcgattcacaaaattagtgtagacggtaatgacattccttactgtagctcagttaaaaatttaggcattattatgaataatactcttgactggtcagaacaagtgaacaaaacttgtaaaaaggtattctcagccatgcatgcattgaagaaaatgcacgatatcctccctagaaacattaaattattattggttcaatctctcatcttcccacatttaatgtattgtaattctgttcttaacgatatgcaagtcactctgaatgataaactacagcgttgccaaaattattgtctacgtttcgtctactctctccaacgccatgatcatatcaccccagcccacattgctagttcaacattaaagcttcccgatcagaggctttttcgaatagtcaagcttgttagagatatcttgatatacggtaatccgaactattttaaagatgatttcaaatttgtctctgaaggtaggaggatagatgcttcacatactagaaccggagaaagtactttaaggatacccaatcatcgaactactattttcacaaaatccttcttagtcagtgcctgtcgtgcatggaatgcacttcctgtttctatcaggtccatcgagagccgagcgagcttcatcctaactttaaaaaaacatcttttggaacaaatgactgaaactgtccggccctagaacgatcacatgacatccatcccccacccatcccacaaatacaaacctttaaaccatgttatagaacgaattgtatatatacatattatataaactcatgttatttcaattatccactgcataatgctgtatattactgaaagttgataaccctgatctactttcagcctacttcattttattaatcaattatttgatcttatctacctatataattattttactctatcaattttctgttttttttttctttaatattcatattgattaaaacttctacaatatttccattaataaataaatccttagtttaaataacgaaattaacgttttggtagagagttagtggggaggatatttttaatattcttccaaagaatggacattgatatgtccaaagctccgccaatttatgtagatgcataacaatataattatctatagttattatattacaaattactttttcatatcatatactttcaataattattttcttagtctatattatgtaaattcatctataattttgctgtattgtaagctattgtatataagtgtataagccagtatatattgtaatctacataaataaagtactcaatcaatcaatcaatcaatctaaacAATTTTATGTCAAACTTTGTGAACTAGATTCAGAACAGCACCTTTATCTTTATTCTCCATCCTCATTCTTACATACTGCTCTGGATGGTAAAGAACAAAAATCCCACAATCATATGAATTTTCCTGCCTCTAACAGTCAACAGCTATTGCTTTATCTACTTTTAAAGGATGTTTCAACTTATCCAACAAAATTGACATAGgtttttcattgaagttattCAAAGAATCAAAATGATAAACGGAAGAATCGGTAAAATCATAGATAACAAGACTCCAGTGAGAGCCATTCCAACCAGAGTGCAAATTACTGTTAGAATTTAGATTATTATTGAGAATGAGACGTACATTTTTTTTCAGTCATACTCATCATCAGCAAATCATTTGGATGGAGCGGTCGACTGCTGCCTGCCACTCGACTCTTGAGCATGTCAGTTGCTCTCTCAAAGAATCATTTTCACGCCAAAGCTCAGAAATCTCCTCACCATCTTCCATATTAAGTAACTCAATGGAATCTGCAGAACCGTGAGAGTAATTTGAGCGATTATCAATATTGGATATGTTATGCATATTTTGATCTCTATTGGGGGTAGAAAAATCATCAGATCTGGGAATAATTGACGATGGATGACTGTGATGATGTGATcctacccacggtatatagaagaagacggtaggtgtcatgcgcatgtttgtgctaaatttccggtgtagctgacatcattttatatccaatcatctgtttttaataaataatttcataaatattgtcaataggtgttaaaaacctcggttggtggcgatgacgcaatctagctggctggccactgcgcacacatttcatgacccctaccgtattcatctaaataccgtgatcCTACCTTCAAAATTCTTGTTATTTGCTTATCTGTTTCCATGGTAGCTTTACAGTATTTGTTTATACATCTCCAAGACAGGTCGCCTGAGACTAGAAGACGATCTTTCCTGTATGAAAACCCgtcatattcaatttttttattacctTTTGTAGTGTTCTTTATGTCAAATTCGATCATACTGACCATATATCAATCAACTCAAACGGAAAAAACTACCGGTAATTAAACACTTATAGTGTCCAGTAGTATTGGAAATCAAGCATAGAGAGTCAATCACAGGATAAAGCCgaataacaaaaattatttattatagtgAATGTGGAGCTGATTACTGTACATTTCAAAACTTGCGCCGTGGCCAAACAGAACCACACACAATTCTACCAGTTGCTAAGATACGAGCTTTCATGCCAAAATGTTCGAAAGAACGCACAGCTGATTATACTCATCAACAGTAGAAATACAATCCAATTCAGAAACAAACAGTCTTATCTTATCACTTGATAATAATGCCGAAAAGTCAATAGAATTGTCTCACCAGTGTTAATGGACCCACCAAGATAAGCACTCTGCTTATATATActttaatataggcctatactCTAAAGAAGAACGTGCCCCGACTGCCTACTCAGTTGAGCCGGctaaaaacttaggttaggaagatagacagaaataataaaattgccCACCACCATCAATCACACACTGAGCACAGGGAATTCACTTCACAGTACAGCAAACCAGCACTTgatgatttgtaattttgtaaGTAAAACTTATACATTCACCAATAAAACTCAAGTTTAACTTTTAAATACAGAGATACATGAAAGCCTGTTCACTCATCCTACACGTCAAGTCAAAATACATTTCCAGTAATTTCATGTATTCGAATCCAGCGTTACCGCACtaccaatattttatattcatctCAAGTATAGATGAGATCcatatcattatattatattgtaattctTCATTAGTTTGGAcgctaaaaaatataaaaatattcatatttttcacttTTCGTGGAATGTTCACTTATCAAAATGGTATTAGGTCTAtagcctaattattattcattcatcaattgtGAATTTCAATTCACCAGACAATCATTAGTAAGTTATATGAAATCCATATTAACATTTTTTCTCTTGAACTCCATTTTCGAGATTATAGAACTGTAACCGTGATAGAAAGAGGAGACAGTCTGTAAAATGAATATTCCTATTGAGGGGATGTGTGTCgtgttaaaaattattatacagaaCAGTGAAAACAGTGACTCAATACAAAGAATTCTATTTCACTTTCATCCTCAATCTCGCATCCAAATGGTAATGGTTTACTGTGGAATTTTTCAGGTCTTTCAATTCTGGTGAATGTAACATCATGGCGAATCGATTTGCTACCATCATTTGTTTACAAGCCATGGCGACTTTATTATGCACTGTCAGGAGTTCCAAGCCTTACAGCAGCAGCTTTGTTAATCACACTACCAGAGAGCCCTATGTTTTTATTGGCTAATAATGACGAGAAAGGTTCCATTATGATTTTGAAAGACATCTATAGGATAAACTCAGGTGGAACAGAAGATACACTACCATTTTTGGTGAGTTGAATTACGTTTATTATAGATTAAGACAATTAATGAGAGAGAGACCCGAGAACTGAACTTTTAgtcttttttttgtaaatattttaaaattatgcaACTCAGTCTAAAAATGTTCAGTTTCATTACCCAATTCAATCACCACtcaaaatattgttgtttttattgaattcaagTAAATTCTACTACATTCACTACAATTTCATTGGCCCTGACAGTTAATCAAGTCACTATAAAAAATTTATGATATTATCGTTTAGAAATATGATGGTATAGGAATAAATTAAACTAAACCTTATTATACTCTTCGGGTAGAACATCTTATAATAGAGGAGGACACAGTTGTAACAAAGATCAGCGAGTCCAACATGAACAAGACATCCAAAAATCCAagttatttcattcaatatggaaaCAAACTGTACTTTTAATACAAACCGTGGCTTACATAACATGTGAGCACGGTTGTCAAGGTGACTGTTTTAGCCACGAACGTTTACAAAACTCCAACTTGTCAAACCAGCAAAGTTAGGTctacgattcaagtcgacggtttggaatttctcttaaatgtttaaatgttcaagtgttcaaatgtttaaatgtttaaatgtttaaatgtttaaatgtttaaatgtttaaatgtttaaatgtttaaatgttcaaatgttcaaatgtttaaatgttaatgtttaaatgttaaatgtttaaatgttaatgtttaaatgtttaaattttaaatgtttaaatgtttaaatgtttaaatgtttaaatgtttaaatgtttaatgttaaatgtttaaatgttaatgtttaaatgttaaatgtttaaatgtttaatgtttaaatgtttaaatgtttaaatgtttaaatgtttaaatgtttaaatgttaaatgtttaaatgtttaaatgtttaaatgtttaaatgtttaatgtttaaatttttaaatgtttaaatgtttaaatgtttaatgttaaatgtttaatgtttaaatgttaatgtttaaatgtttaatgtttaaatgttaaatgtttaaatgtttaaatgtttaatgtttaaatgtttaaatgtttaaatgtttaatgtttaaatgtttaaatgtttaaatgtttaatgtttaaatgttaaatgtttaaatgtttaaatgttaatgtttaaatgtttaaatgtttaaatgtttaaatgtttaaatgttaaatgtttaaatgtttaatgtttaaatgtttaatgtttaaatgttcatatgtttttatgttgtgcATTATAACGGCAATAGCATTTATGGCAAAActcagtaatagattttcatgagatttgacaggtattccttttcaaattgcgcatTGTCGTATATactaggtttttggaaatttcgaatttcaagaataatataaatgaaaaatctggtgtggtacactcacacaattttccttgctcatatttgaaactacgatacTGTGATCATATTTGATcacgatatatatatatatatatatatatattattgttttcagagtacttttcctttgtgtgaattgtgaaattcaatgatttttttagtcatcatttttttaaagtcgtcaaaacagctgatcatgAAATATCTCAACTATgttttctttttatgaactgcgctacctacctacctcatgcctACTCCCCATTGGTtacccagaaaggagactcatgccagttgatagaactgataaataactcatacagggtatgaatttgaaagaaatctgtcaagttatttttgagaaaatcgtgaaaagcaaggttttttagtaattatctgccacttttctcaagaatattacggagctcctgcaattttcccaggaaaacaACTCATgacatttgatagggcttatgaatagctatccatggtatgaatttgaaggaaatcgttagagccgttttcgagaaaaccgtgaaaaacatggatttttttcatcatccgccatttttctcaagaatattacggagctcctgagatttttccagaaatgagactcatgccagttgatagggctaataaatagctatccatggtatgaatttgaaggaaatcgttagagccgtttttgagaaaactgtgaaaaacatggatttttttcattatccgccattattctcaagaatattacggagctcctgaaattttcccagaaatgagactcatgccagttgatagggctcataaatagctatccatggtatgaatttgaagaaaatcgttagagccgtttttgagaaaaacgtgaaaaacatggttttttagtaattatccgccattttttccgccatgttgaattgaattttattgaatttcttattgtcggatcctcatg
This genomic interval carries:
- the LOC120353401 gene encoding uncharacterized protein LOC120353401 translates to MVSMIEFDIKNTTKGNKKIEYDGFSYRKDRLLVSGDLSWRCINKYCKATMETDKQITRILKVGSHHHSHPSSIIPRSDDFSTPNRDQNMHNISNIDNRSNYSHGSADSIELLNMEDGEEISELWRENDSLREQLTCSRVEWQAAVDRSIQMIC